The Glycine soja cultivar W05 chromosome 3, ASM419377v2, whole genome shotgun sequence genome window below encodes:
- the LOC114406134 gene encoding uncharacterized protein LOC114406134 codes for MPRDSSTYGHSSTRRDRRAVVNDKAHSSSSRTYSEKVNSVLASTGGSIVRSEKAHSSSSRTFSEVVDWLLESTGGSILRSEKPVSHRHTVSLLLASQVSNSTSNRLASTGGISSYNYERRVSSAIRSEIAYSISQYVSNQQLLDLMIRSVESRNYSLYATRPSQRYY; via the exons ATGCCTAGAGATTCTTCTACGTATGGACACAGCTCGACTCGTCGTGATAGAAGAGCCGTGGTGAATGATAAAGCGCATAGCAGTTCATCCCGAACCTATAGCGAAAAAGTGAATTCGGTTTTAGCATCCACGGGAGGCTCCATCGTTCGGAGTGAAAAAGCGCATAGCAGTTCATCCCGAACCTTTAGCGAAGTAGTGGATTGGCTTTTAGAATCCACGGGAGGCTCCATCCTTCGGAGTGAAAAACC GGTTTCACACAGACATACGGTGTCTTTGCTTTTGGCATCCCAAGTCTCCAACTCCACCTCAAACCGTTTAGCATCCACAGGAGGCATCTCTAGTTATAACTACGAAAGGAGAGTGAGTTCCGCAATTCGGAGTGAAATTGCGTATTCAATATCGCAATACGTCAGTAACCAACAGCTGTTGGATCTTATGATTAGGAGTGTAGAATCGCGTAACTATTCTCTGTATGCCACGAGGCCATCCCAACGTTATTACTAG
- the LOC114405405 gene encoding WAT1-related protein At1g44800-like, whose translation MKWNRPVLDQNLYNMGMKMTSTTFASTTVNVLPAITFVMALIFRLEKVNLRKFHSVAKVIGTVITVSGAMVMTLYKGPAFQIIKGGGAMSHHSNSSSTSTTEPSDQHWIVGTVYLLFLHFFPI comes from the exons ATGAAATGGAACAGGCCAGTGCTAGATCAGAACTTGTACAACATGGGGATGAAAATGACCTCAACAACGTTTGCATCCACCACTGTTAATGTCCTCCCGGCCATTACTTTTGTAATGGCACTCATTTTCAG GCTAGAGAAGGTGAACTTGAGAAAATTTCACAGTGTAGCCAAGGTCATTGGAACCGTCATAACAGTTTCAGGAGCTATGGTTATGACTCTGTACAAAGGCCCTGCCTTCCAAATCATAAAGGGTGGAGGAGCCATGAGCCACCATAGCAACTCTAGCAGTACCAGTACCACCGAACCCTCTGACCAGCACTGGATAGTTGGAACTGTTTATCTcctatttcttcatttttttccaatCTAG
- the LOC114406135 gene encoding uncharacterized protein LOC114406135, with amino-acid sequence MEHNGDKGNFLLWNATCIKLFGKIAEECRDELIAVGDDIKVFPTCVDEILSKTWAVRFKFRSQLRQSFVLDVSKELHHIQSLIATLGLKEQSSKGKGITVEPESSPPIFVPTPVVAEIELLMDIYAERRKRRKTILQERKRQRSATNDNLQCISQCSPTINHNNNPTTSFQSTPPSHGTLSINDSERYSKRHTVNVSCIQRNLMSSFEHKKNRTTASTSTCQGSNPYSNMTQSDIHRDKHERATNTTQHNQFVAHDSSHSTDNDAVVAEIKLLMDKYAERRKRRQSILQERKKQRSATNENLQSNSQCSATINDNNNPATSFQCTPPSHKTLFMNDSRHCSKRHTINVSSIQRNLMSSYDNQKDITTASTSTCQASNTYSNMTQLDIHRDEHQTPINTTQDD; translated from the exons ATGGAGCATAATGGGGACAAAGGAAACTTCCTTCTCTGGAATGCAACATGTATCAAGCTGTTTGGTAAGATTGCTGAAGAATGTCGAGATGAGTTGATAGCG GTTGGGGATGATATTAAAGTGTTTCCAACGTGTGTTGATGAAATCCTGTCGAAAACTTGGGCTGTCAGATTTAAGTTCCGTTCACAATTACGCCAATCATTTGTGTTGGATGTGAGTAAAGAACTCCATCATATTCAATCATTGATAGCCACCCTTGGGTTGAAG GAACAATCAAGTAAGGGAAAAGGAATAACTGTTGAGCCAGAAAGTTCACCACCAATTTTTGTTCCCACG CCAGTTGTTGCAGAAATCGAACTACTCATGGACATATATGCTGAACGAAGGAAGCGTAGGAAAACTATTTTACAAGAACGAAAAAGACAACGTTCAGCTACTAATG ACAACTTACAGTGTATCTCACAATGTAGTCCAACCATTAACCATAATAATAACCCTACTACAAGCTTCCAATCTACACCACCATCACACGGGACTTTATCTATAAATGATTCTGAACGTTACTCAAAAAGACATACAGTCAATGTTTCTTGCATCCAGAGAAATTTGATGTCATCTTTtgagcataaaaaaaatagaacaactGCTTCTACATCCACATGCCAAGGTAGTAATCCTTATTCCAATATGACACAGTCAGACATTCATAGAg ATAAACATGAGAGAGCAACTAACACTACACAGCATAATCAATTTGTCGCCCATGATAGCTCACATTCCACCGATAATGAT GCAGTTGTTGCAGAAATCAAACTACTCATGGACAAATATGCTGAAAGAAGGAAGCGTAGGCAAAGTATTTTACAAGAACGGAAAAAACAACGTTCAGCTACTAATG AAAACTTGCAGTCTAACTCACAATGTAGTGCAACCATTAACGATAATAATAACCCCGCTACAAGCTTCCAATGTACACCACCATCACACAAAACTTTATTTATGAATGATTCTAGACATTGCTCAAAAAGACATACAATCAATGTTTCTTCCATCCAGAGAAATTTGATGTCATCTTATGACAATCAAAAAGATATAACAACTGCTTCTACATCCACATGCCAAGCCAGTAATACTTATTCCAATATGACACAGTTGGACATTCACAGAg ATGAACATCAGACACCAATTAACACTACACAGGATGATTAA